The following proteins are co-located in the Mesorhizobium sp. M1E.F.Ca.ET.045.02.1.1 genome:
- a CDS encoding helix-turn-helix domain-containing protein — MYAQASAKIELSSYLPHQSPAPIFEGATTQPVSFFPAGAEIYAQGEKAGALYQVEFGAVRIYRLLADGRRQISAFHLAGETFGFEADANHHFFAEAINATGVRVFRTPSGMDMSRQLLPLALKGLTRAQEHLLVLGRQNAIERVAAFLVEMSERQGGLRQVELPMSRIDIGDYLGLTIETVSRVFTRLKEKGVIRLLSLRSIEILKRDALLAMGE; from the coding sequence ATGTACGCCCAAGCCTCCGCCAAGATCGAACTGTCGTCATACCTTCCTCATCAGAGCCCGGCGCCCATCTTTGAAGGGGCGACAACGCAGCCGGTCAGCTTCTTCCCGGCCGGCGCCGAGATTTACGCCCAGGGCGAAAAGGCCGGTGCCCTCTACCAGGTCGAATTCGGCGCCGTCCGTATCTACCGCTTGCTCGCCGACGGCCGCAGACAGATAAGCGCGTTCCACCTGGCCGGAGAAACATTCGGCTTCGAAGCCGACGCCAATCACCATTTCTTCGCCGAAGCGATCAATGCGACCGGCGTGCGCGTCTTTCGCACCCCCTCGGGCATGGACATGTCCCGCCAGCTTCTGCCCCTTGCGCTCAAGGGGCTGACCCGCGCGCAGGAACATCTTCTGGTGCTTGGCCGCCAGAACGCCATCGAGCGCGTCGCCGCATTCCTGGTCGAAATGTCCGAGCGTCAGGGTGGGTTGCGGCAGGTGGAACTGCCGATGTCGCGGATCGATATCGGCGACTATCTCGGCCTCACCATCGAAACCGTGTCGCGCGTCTTCACGCGGCTGAAGGAGAAAGGCGTCATCCGCCTGCTCAGCCTGCGCAGCATCGAAATCCTCAAGCGGGATGCGCTGCTGGCGATGGGGGAATGA
- a CDS encoding GNAT family N-acetyltransferase, with product MKTTLTTHTGFRFEVRRARADDEPLVAEFFTHVTPEDLRFRFLGAVKEVSHERLVAMTRSDDPHIHNFLAFSTDGMLIAVATLANDPADRRGEVAICIREDRKHLGVSWEFLGYIARYADDHGIETIESIESRENRAAIELEREMGFTVAPDPNDSTLVLVQRKLGAKLPG from the coding sequence ATGAAAACCACACTTACCACGCACACCGGATTCCGCTTCGAAGTGCGCCGTGCACGCGCCGACGACGAGCCGCTCGTAGCCGAGTTCTTCACTCATGTGACGCCGGAGGATTTGCGCTTCCGCTTCCTCGGAGCCGTGAAGGAGGTCTCGCATGAGCGGCTGGTGGCGATGACCCGTTCAGACGATCCGCATATTCATAATTTTCTTGCATTCTCGACCGACGGGATGCTGATCGCAGTGGCGACCCTCGCCAACGATCCGGCCGACCGGCGCGGCGAAGTCGCCATCTGCATTCGCGAAGACCGCAAGCATCTCGGCGTCAGCTGGGAATTTCTCGGCTACATCGCGCGCTATGCAGACGACCATGGCATCGAGACGATCGAGTCGATCGAGAGCCGGGAAAACCGCGCCGCGATCGAGCTTGAGCGCGAGATGGGCTTCACCGTCGCACCCGACCCCAATGACTCTACACTCGTCCTGGTTCAGCGGAAGCTCGGCGCCAAGTTGCCGGGCTAG